The Hippoglossus hippoglossus isolate fHipHip1 chromosome 16, fHipHip1.pri, whole genome shotgun sequence genomic sequence TTTAGATAAAATATTGATCCTGACGGATTTTGGTATTAAACATTGGCCGATTTGAGTGTTTGGCAGACATatgtcagtgtttatgtttgctcTTCTAAAAGCtttgattttaaagaaaaactgtgcagaaaagatgtttatataaaaaaatgtttttcttaatttaagcTCTGTATACTtaatttggttgtatttgtgttttttttgtatttacagttatttataataaagtttatggttaagatataaaatatcaagcctcaattacatttatttaacataagAGTTTGATAACGGCATCTTATGAAtcattgttaatttgttttcatatatCAGCTAATATCAGTATTCACAATTTTCGGTATTGGTATCAGCATCAAGTCCCTAAAACTACAGTTGGGCTCTAGTAAAATATTTAGATGATAAGATAATAAATCCGAATGAATGCAACTGAAACTCTGCAtggacggtaacaactttatggtcGATAGCACAGTtagcgctgcacacagctatacaataCAGCAAGAGAGCAAAACACCAGTTAGCCATCTcatatgttattatgagaagtgtaaaaaaaagttgtattcaTTATGAAGCAGTGgaaagacaaattaaattatgTCGGGTGCCACAGTCtaggtaattaatgggaaacactggccAAGTAAAGTATAAGATACTGTGTCATGTTTGAGCTCTATGGCAAAGTACGTTGGGAACTGGAGGACAAGGGAACAGATGTTCACTTAGATGCAGGATAGGATTGAGCAGAATGAGGCTGTGATTCTTACCTCACATGTTTCCCATTGATGAGAGAGAGCGCACACAGGTTCACCATGTTCCAAGACGTACTGTTGTCGTAGCGCATGAGGTTTAGGGCCATAGCAACGTGGGAATGGCAGTTGTCTAAGCATAGATTGTGcttcaatgaaaacataaaaaaacaagattaatgAATGTTAATATGGAAACATGTGTATTGAAAAACTTTTGAAAAAAATTGTCCTACTGTCCGACACTTGTATTCCTCAGACGCATCAAGCACTGCTTTGTCCCACGTAGCAGCTCCATTACCACAGACTTTGTCCACATCAAGCTTCCAGTACCTGTGATATAAATCCACAATACTCAAataaatgtgtgcatgtaaatgtgtgaGTCATGTGACCTACTTGttaaaatagataaaaagaTCAAGATACACCGGTTATACAAGTATACAAGTATAATCGTGTGAAAAATCTTTCCAGGGAAGCTcagtaaaagataaaataaagaagtGAAAGACAGATATGATAAGGTAAATATACAGTAATACAActtttaaactattaaaatacagtatttcttATTAGCAAACTTACTTTGTTGGTCTACCAAAGCCCATGTTGTCctcctgacaaaaaaaaaagtcacatcTTAACACATTTAATGGAGCATGTAAGTGAGCTTGTGCTTAATGTTATAGTGTAATCCAGTTCCGAGTGATCTAACAGAACACAAAATAcagttaataaatataaattatgtgtacatataaaatacagaacagTTGTTTTATTCTCCTGACACGATCCAGAACAGATGTAAATCATCACATGATCAtctgatttcttctctgtcttaTCAGTCCAGTCAATAACGAGCTGGTTGAACTTATagttcacaacatcatcatcatcagaacttAATACTTTTCTCAACATAATATGTtgagaaaactaaaaaggtTTTCCTCACATTATATactatttcaacatttcagttctgtttgttttattttcattttaaattaatctaTTTTGTTATTCATTTCTGTGAGTAACTCATGGTTAAACATTGTCTCTGTATCAACATCTTTTCTCAGCAGCTGTCATTCTGCTTTGGACAGGAAACTATATTATAACTGtcagcacacagcacagagtacTGTACATTGTTTGTGTATCTTCtggtataaataaagttgttttaaaacaaCGCTGAGTGTAAGTGGAGTCGGATTTTCTCCCCACAgtggttctcctttcctaactccttatgtctgctccttcacatctttccttgaccttgTGACGAATATTCCATTGGAGTCAAGGAATAgaggttaggaaaggagattattttgactttccGAACGCAGCCTATCACATCTCCTCCAccgtcgccatgtttgttgttgtcagaaactcaactctgtgctgccctctagcgGACGCATCGCTTGGCAACCATGCAAATGTATGGGACGCATGGAAATATGTGGACAGTGACGGTTACATCTTTGAAACTGACCTTTTTGTACTTAAAGACGGCAACATTgagccttaaagggatagttcacagaaaaatgagaattccctcattatctacccaccactatgccgatggaagggtgggtgaagtgcttgagtccacaaaacactttaggagtaaacagtgttgcagccaaatcaaatactATTGAAGTAACTGCAGACCAAGttttcaaacgtaaaaaaatgacagaaaaaaacacaacatgcctccatactgctcatccaagtgtccgtaagccccgacattcaaatttacaccgtgtttttagcctaaatgtcctctgatatcctcctccgGACCCGCGTTCACGTTCGCATGACCACACTACACGCAACCCAAGGGGTGCGCGTGGGGTGCGTGGCAGCATTGCTACTTTTGGTAGCATCGCTACAGTTGCTGCTGTGTATCGCTGATGTGGTCACATGCCCCTTGAGCAAGAGCATGAAGGCGCGAGCTTTTGCGgaaacgctgtttacccctgaaactccagaagtgttttgtggactcacacttcacccacccctccatcggcatagtgatgagtagataatgagtgaattttcatttttcgttcaactatccctttaacaaggCCCTATGCCGCTAGCTTTCTGCCAAAAAACGTCCTAATTTGAACAGTTGGTTGAAGACCAGAACGTCCTAATGTGTGTAAGACTTGCCTGGGATGGTGGAGACGGTTTGCGCATTACTATTATCAAAATGTATGCATACTATGCACTTTGAATTTTGATACTAAAATAGTTTGGTTTGGTATAGcccccccaggtcccttttgccAGGGCCCCCCAAACTCTACTGGAACGCTCCTGCAGTGTGACGTCTCAGATTGGAGGTTTTCTTCCTCACTCATCCACACGTCAGTCTCCTGAGCTGTTAGACGCTCTTCCGTGCATGTGACGCACACAACGAGCTACTCACCGACACAAAGTAAGAACCTGCGAAATCCCGTATgactccagaggaggtgcaaATACCCATGTGACCGATGAAGGGGAGCACCCACCTGCAGGAGACACAACCAGACAAGACTGTGATGACTCTGCACGTGTGGATCCATGCAGAGAACACACAACACGGGGACTTATTTGGACAGACGGGATACGATGGAACCAGCAGCTTAACGCGAGTCTGCTTCCCTTCCTCGGGCGACATGTTGTGTTAGCATGGAAACAGTGTTAGCCTCTTACGACAGGATGGGGATGGGCGTCCACACTATGCAGTGCGGGTAGCGGCTGCTTTTCCCGTCGCTTTTGAGGAGATCGCTGTGGAAGCTCATCATCACTTCGACATCGTCCGTCTCCGCCATCGCTGCCCCAGGACTGACACCAGCTGACTGCAGTGAGGCACAGCCGCAGCCAGGGGGCGCGGGAGGGGAAGCGCGCAGAAACAGCCcagaataaaaccaacaaacaaaacaaacaaaaacatcaataacataacatttttattctgcGTTAATTCTGTGTTTCTAACAAAATTAGaggaattcatttaaaaaatcttaCATTGTTACATATGAGTATTATGATATTTACCCATGTTACACAGTAATTAAAAGATTAATTGACATTGATGTTAAATTCACCTTTTGTGGAGCTGAGCCACACATAATCATGTCTGGTAATTCTGTAACAATTAGGCCTAAAGcctacatttaaatgtaataacaATCAAGTCTCTTTCAACCATTGATAACCTTATAATGATCAttgtaaatgtcacattcatAAAGCAGGGTTTTCTAAAtaagtttaattatttttagtttgaATCTAATTTCTACATTGATACTGACTCAGTGAGCGCACATATTTATCTTGAATTATTTTTTGTGACCCTGGACCTTGTGACCTTTACTGAcgttaatatttatatttctttcatgTATTTAGTCACTTTTTTTGATAGTTAATTTAACTTGTTAATCTTATTTGACTGATATTTACTTTcatttgattcatattttatttgattgatcTTGACTGGACTGTCTTTTCATGGCTGATCGTCTTCATATTCTGTTTTGTACATTGGTAAATAAAGTGACTGAAAAAAAGtatgataaaaaacaacccaaaatTAGCCGAACTATATTGATGGAGTAGAATTATTAGAAGCCccttaatttattgtttttaattttagtttaatctcactttatttcatttatcttCTTGACCATATTTAAGTTATATAGTTGTCTACATTGTGTATTCCATTCTAAATAGAGCCTATAAATGATACTATTGAGACTGCCACATGTTGTCAAATTTAtacttcaattaaaaaaaaaggttggtCAGTGAACGCAACACCATTCATTGGCATGTCGGCTGAGGCATTTGAGAACCATAATTTTATGGGATTTTATATGTTCTTCAGGGTTCAAGTAAAACAACTGTCTACCATAACAAcaatatttgcattttattttcttctgcagAATGGATGTAAATTCAAATAAGCATTACTTTGACAGACATTCTAACAGTTTTTTAGGCTCAGGAGTCTCCACTTAGTCTTCGTTCAGAGGCTCATTCAGCCTCAACTTCATCTCTGTATTCTTTCCCTGAAGCTGGGTCACCTCATTACTGTTTACATTATATGGGACACAGGATGCTCCCCTAACTACTCATGCTTGTGATTTACTGTGCTCACATTCGTTGCCTAATAGTCAGCAAAAGGCAGAGTGCAGCCGACACTGATGAATGAGCAGGAGAGCAGAAAGTTCACAGCACAGCCTCCGCCACAGAATGTCTTCCCGACATAGTTAGCATTGCATCAATGCTGCTGCAGGGGCTGTTGTGTAACAGCTGCACTAAAAAGGACAAACAACTTAATTCATTCAACTTACTTTTAACCACTGATGGAACAAAGGAAAAAGAATACAGACAACGATGGGTTCAatcattttatcatttacttTGTTTGCAACAAAGgttatgacaaagaaaaacagaataactcaaaacaaagtaaaacacatgaaagcctagtgttgtgttgtgcatgttgcTGGGGATCCACATCTTAACATCACAGGATGTGTTGAGCTGGCATGAATCTATAtgtcctgtttttaaaatggtcAGAGAAGCCTCACGCAAGCAAGACTGAACCCCTGACTGCAGCAGAGGACGAGTGCTAGAGCCACGCACGAACCCTGACACCACTAAATAACTGGCTTATACAGTACACAGCATAAGTGAGATCACCCCCTCTGAAcatgaaaaaatatatctttctCATTGATCACCATTGCAATTAAtaggaagatgaaaaaaatgaaatataccTAAACCAAAACAGATAAATGTGTGATCAATATCTGCAGAGTAAGTCAACTAGGCCACATTGTTTGGGTTACAATGAcgatgctcttttttttttcaatccatCAAGTAAGTAATATTCTGGCACTTAGTATGTCCTCCCATACTTTTAAGTACAGAAGTGTTTCTCCGCATTAAGTGTACAATGTCCTCTCCCCTGCTCCCTCCCTGCTGACCTCCTCCAGTGTCTGATGTTTGATGAGGAGTGCTGCTCAACTTCACTCATCAAAATCCACCACAGGGTTGGACAACTTGGCTCTTACTTAAGGAATCAGCTGGTCATTGTCGTGTTGTGTGCCCGACTTTTTCTGCAACACAGCCTTTTAGCATTTCTTAAATAATTTTCCTGGTCACTGATAAAGAATATAACATTACATCATATTCCCAAAATAGGTCTTATCCATTAAGAGTAATCACTGAATTTGACAGGTTTAAGTGAGGTGTCCTCTTTTATGCTGTATACTGTATCACAAAATCAGCATGTGTCCCACTTATACCCAACAGAATTTCACACTGACACCTCATGCCAAATGACATTTACAAACAATCAACAATCAATGTGacttaatttaaaacaaaaactgtattaggtgttttttttacaaatatgtCTTTGTTGATATTTTGTTGCTCTTGTCAACAACCTATTGTAGCAAAACCCTTTAACTAAAAGGAGTAAACCTACAGTATGACAAAATCATGTTTcaatgaaacagagaaaacaaacattaatccTTGGCTGCTGAAATGATGGACAACCTTTGGCA encodes the following:
- the LOC117776468 gene encoding transmembrane protein 222-like, coding for MAETDDVEVMMSFHSDLLKSDGKSSRYPHCIVWTPIPILSWVLPFIGHMGICTSSGVIRDFAGSYFVSEDNMGFGRPTKYWKLDVDKVCGNGAATWDKAVLDASEEYKCRTHNLCLDNCHSHVAMALNLMRYDNSTSWNMVNLCALSLINGKHVSWPAFLKTWLPFLMLCGVLATFILTFNLQ